Proteins encoded together in one Planctomyces sp. SH-PL14 window:
- a CDS encoding DUF1559 domain-containing protein: MSGSRRGFSLIELMVVTAVSGVLMSLALPAIQQAREASRAAACRNNLKQIGLALHNYESAHGRFPPGSIPSGAGSWSVHGRLLPFLDQANVYDRIQFEYQWDDPLNLAVGVQQLSIPSYQCGSDPNSSSLCDAGPEEGLVRPVNYGFSFGTWFIFDPRTRQGSDGPFFPGSSLGSSAIADGLSNTLAISEVKTFQPMFVNSVDPGPAVPTSPNQFAAWAGAASFELGPNLNDNGGHTEWCDGNVHDTGFTTVFTPNRIVEYVHSDGRTYDIDFNSRQEGSSPTQRTYAAITSRSFHPGLVNTTLFDGSVRSIQDGIAPEVWRALGTRCGQERLGEF, encoded by the coding sequence ATGAGCGGGTCGCGGCGCGGTTTCTCGCTGATCGAGCTGATGGTCGTGACGGCGGTCAGCGGCGTGCTGATGTCGCTCGCCCTGCCGGCCATTCAACAGGCCAGGGAAGCGTCCCGCGCCGCCGCCTGCCGGAACAACCTCAAGCAGATCGGCCTGGCGCTCCACAACTACGAGAGCGCCCACGGCCGGTTCCCGCCGGGGTCGATTCCGTCGGGGGCGGGGTCGTGGTCGGTTCATGGACGGCTCCTTCCGTTTCTCGATCAGGCGAACGTCTACGACCGGATTCAGTTCGAGTACCAGTGGGACGACCCCCTCAACCTGGCGGTCGGGGTCCAGCAGTTGTCCATCCCGAGCTACCAGTGCGGCAGCGATCCCAATTCGAGTTCGCTTTGCGACGCCGGCCCGGAGGAGGGGCTCGTTCGCCCCGTGAACTACGGGTTCAGTTTCGGGACGTGGTTCATCTTCGATCCCAGGACCCGGCAGGGGAGCGACGGGCCGTTCTTTCCCGGGAGCAGCCTGGGCTCATCGGCGATCGCGGATGGGCTTTCGAACACGCTCGCCATCTCCGAGGTGAAGACGTTCCAGCCGATGTTCGTGAACAGCGTCGACCCGGGGCCCGCGGTTCCGACGTCGCCAAACCAGTTCGCCGCGTGGGCGGGGGCGGCGTCGTTCGAGCTGGGTCCAAACCTCAATGACAACGGCGGTCATACGGAGTGGTGTGACGGGAACGTGCACGACACCGGATTCACGACCGTTTTCACGCCGAACCGGATTGTCGAGTACGTCCATTCGGACGGGCGGACGTATGACATCGACTTCAACTCGCGGCAGGAGGGGAGCAGCCCGACGCAGCGGACGTATGCGGCGATCACCTCCCGCAGTTTTCATCCGGGGCTGGTGAACACGACTCTGTTCGATGGTTCGGTCCGTTCGATCCAGGACGGAATCGCCCCCGAGGTGTGGCGGGCGCTGGGAACGCGCTGCGGTCAGGAGCGTCTCGGAGAGTTCTGA
- a CDS encoding methyltransferase family protein, with amino-acid sequence MTTAFTPDEGKPATATQSAIPNVRRALAYRIRLPLTAVCIVSGVALTVLTRPWLAADSAGGLALTGLGMTFVVSGIAVRLWALASIGLRKTKQLVTTGPYSLTRNPLYLGTLLIVLGFLALWQSPVLAALVVPPILLYPFGVVPAEERVLRGEFGAEFDAYCVRTPRWWPRLRGYVAERQLATGTPGFRREAQCGVWWMFFAAVTIAVVALRGV; translated from the coding sequence TTGACCACCGCATTCACCCCCGATGAGGGGAAACCGGCGACGGCGACGCAGTCCGCGATCCCCAACGTCCGCCGCGCCCTGGCCTACCGCATCCGCCTCCCGTTGACCGCCGTGTGCATCGTGAGCGGGGTCGCGCTGACGGTCCTGACCCGGCCCTGGCTGGCGGCGGATTCCGCGGGCGGGCTGGCCCTGACCGGCCTGGGGATGACGTTCGTCGTCTCCGGGATCGCGGTCCGGCTGTGGGCCCTGGCCTCGATCGGCCTGCGGAAGACGAAGCAGCTCGTGACGACCGGGCCCTACTCGCTCACCCGCAACCCGCTGTACCTGGGGACGCTTCTCATCGTCCTGGGCTTCCTGGCGCTCTGGCAGAGCCCGGTGCTGGCGGCCCTGGTCGTCCCTCCGATCCTGCTTTATCCCTTCGGTGTTGTTCCGGCAGAAGAACGGGTCCTTCGAGGCGAGTTCGGGGCGGAGTTCGATGCCTATTGCGTCCGGACGCCGCGGTGGTGGCCGCGGCTTCGGGGTTATGTTGCCGAAAGGCAACTCGCGACCGGCACCCCTGGATTCCGCCGGGAAGCTCAATGCGGGGTGTGGTGGATGTTCTTTGCGGCGGTGACGATCGCCGTCGTGGCTCTCCGCGGCGTCTGA
- the murA gene encoding UDP-N-acetylglucosamine 1-carboxyvinyltransferase, whose protein sequence is MERLAIQGGNPLRGIVRIGGAKNAALPIMAACLAVEGRTTLRNVPDLTDVRTLSDVLTRLGLKVTRDVDNHLTIEEGGGPRSQVADYELVRQMRASVCVLGPLLGRYGEARVALPGGCQIGHRPLDLHLKGLEALGASIRIEHGDIIASATKLRGTTIDLAGPRGSTVTGTCNLMTAAVFAEGETVIEHAAREPEVCDLAEFLRDCGAIINGHGTETIRIAGSAPLYGTDYAIIPDRIEAATFMTAVAATGGAARIEGLRLDHLESVLEWAAAAGINVKPAGPDAIHVAGGGALKACDFAARPYPGIPTDVQAQLSAILCTAPGTSVVVDTVFPDRFLHVPELQRMGAKIERDGNRIRITGVSRLSGTAVRATDLRASAALVIAGLAAEGTTVIDDLPHLDRGYEHLDRKLRSLGAKVARVSAEL, encoded by the coding sequence GTGGAGCGACTGGCGATCCAGGGTGGCAATCCATTGCGGGGGATCGTCCGCATCGGCGGGGCCAAGAACGCCGCGCTGCCGATCATGGCTGCGTGCCTGGCGGTCGAGGGCCGGACGACGCTTCGCAACGTTCCCGATCTGACCGATGTCCGGACCCTCTCCGACGTCCTGACGCGCCTCGGCCTGAAGGTGACCCGCGACGTCGACAACCACCTGACCATCGAAGAGGGAGGGGGGCCGCGGTCGCAGGTGGCGGACTATGAGCTTGTGCGGCAGATGCGGGCCAGCGTCTGCGTCCTCGGTCCACTCCTGGGCCGGTATGGCGAGGCGCGAGTCGCTCTCCCCGGGGGCTGCCAGATCGGACACCGGCCGCTCGACCTGCATCTCAAGGGGTTGGAGGCGCTCGGGGCCAGCATCCGGATCGAACATGGCGACATCATCGCCTCCGCCACGAAGCTGCGGGGGACGACGATCGATCTCGCCGGTCCGCGGGGCAGTACGGTGACCGGGACCTGCAACCTGATGACCGCCGCCGTCTTCGCCGAAGGGGAGACGGTGATCGAGCATGCCGCCCGCGAGCCGGAGGTGTGCGATCTGGCGGAGTTCCTCCGGGACTGCGGAGCGATCATCAACGGGCATGGGACGGAGACGATCCGCATTGCGGGATCGGCTCCGCTCTACGGGACCGACTACGCGATCATTCCCGACCGGATCGAGGCGGCGACCTTCATGACCGCCGTCGCCGCGACGGGGGGAGCCGCACGGATTGAGGGGCTGCGGCTCGACCACCTGGAGTCCGTTCTGGAGTGGGCGGCCGCGGCGGGGATCAACGTGAAGCCGGCTGGTCCGGATGCGATCCATGTCGCTGGCGGCGGGGCCCTGAAGGCGTGCGACTTTGCGGCGAGGCCGTATCCCGGGATCCCGACCGACGTGCAGGCTCAGCTCTCGGCGATCCTGTGTACGGCGCCGGGGACGAGCGTGGTGGTGGATACGGTCTTTCCGGATCGGTTCCTGCATGTTCCGGAACTGCAGCGGATGGGTGCGAAGATCGAGCGGGACGGGAACCGGATCCGTATTACGGGCGTGTCGCGGTTGAGCGGGACTGCGGTGCGGGCGACGGATCTGCGGGCGAGTGCGGCGCTAGTGATTGCCGGGCTGGCGGCGGAGGGGACGACGGTCATTGACGATCTGCCGCATCTTGACCGCGGGTATGAGCACCTGGATCGGAAGCTGCGGTCGCTGGGTGCCAAAGTCGCGAGAGTCTCAGCAGAGCTCTGA
- a CDS encoding ABC transporter ATP-binding protein, whose translation MSLLLENVRKTYRQPDGTRLNILGIRRFELQQGEQVALVGGSGGGKTTLLNVISGVTQADSGVVRVDGTDIARLPEAVRDRFRAEKIGIVFQTFHLLPAFTAYENVLLGMSFSGKANRDYARSLLERVGLGHRLHHRPGQLSVGEQQRVAVARALANRPRLMLADEPTASVDTANQSTILGLLRDACREGNVSLLLVTHSPEVASQFSRVDRLADFNQPGDLT comes from the coding sequence ATGTCCCTGTTGTTGGAGAATGTCCGGAAGACGTATCGCCAGCCGGATGGCACACGTCTGAACATCCTGGGGATTCGGCGGTTCGAACTTCAGCAGGGAGAACAGGTCGCCCTCGTCGGCGGAAGCGGCGGTGGAAAAACCACGCTCCTCAACGTCATCTCCGGCGTGACACAGGCGGACAGCGGCGTCGTCCGCGTCGACGGCACCGACATCGCCCGCCTCCCCGAAGCGGTCCGCGACCGGTTCCGGGCTGAGAAAATCGGAATCGTCTTCCAGACGTTCCACCTCCTCCCCGCCTTCACGGCCTACGAGAACGTCCTCCTGGGAATGTCGTTCTCCGGCAAGGCCAATCGCGACTACGCCCGCTCCCTGCTGGAACGGGTCGGACTCGGCCACCGGCTGCACCACCGGCCGGGACAGCTCTCCGTCGGGGAACAGCAACGGGTCGCCGTCGCCCGGGCCCTCGCCAACCGGCCGCGGCTCATGCTGGCCGATGAGCCGACCGCCAGCGTCGACACCGCGAACCAGTCGACGATCCTCGGCCTCCTCCGCGACGCCTGCCGCGAAGGGAACGTGTCGCTGCTGCTCGTGACGCACTCGCCGGAGGTCGCCTCCCAGTTCTCGCGGGTCGATCGCCTTGCCGACTTCAACCAGCCGGGAGACCTGACATGA